Proteins co-encoded in one Nicotiana sylvestris chromosome 7, ASM39365v2, whole genome shotgun sequence genomic window:
- the LOC104220603 gene encoding protein trichome birefringence-like 43 isoform X1 produces the protein MAVCYSVSAIAIISTLLTIFSLSLFLNSNTKIFNEVSLLGTNECDIYKGSWVFDDSYPLYNSSTCPFIGDTRDCQKNGRLDKEYLNYRWQPYGCNLPRFNGTELLLKYKGKRIMFVGDSLGQNQWYSLACMLHVSQPQAKYIVDRTGRHYTFTIPEYNIWLLYLGNPLIVDIATNKGSRVLKIDSISSGNVWKQMDVLVFDTWHWWNRTGTRQTWNIIQEGNRTYKDMDRLELYKKAINTWAKWADSNHNSTKTKVFFQGVSPDHKECEGKTRPQQSIGGLYPGQIELENALKTMSNSIVRLINITRLSQYRADGHQSVYSYNHMDCLHWCLPGVPDTWNLLLYHLLIS, from the exons ATGGCTGTTTGTTATTCTGTATCTGCCATTGCTATTATATCAACACTTTTAACTATCTTTTCACTTTCTCTTTTCTTGAATTCAAATACCAAGATCTTCAATGAGGTAAGCTTATTAGGAACAAACGAATGTGATATTTACAAAGGGAGTTGGGTTTTTGATGACTCATATCCCCTCTATAATTCATCCACGTGTCCCTTCATTGGGGACACAAGGGATTGCCAAAAGAATGGACGACTAGATAAAGAATATTTAAACTATAGATGGCAGCCCTATGGATGTAATTTGCCAAG ATTTAATGGAACCGAATTATTGTTAAAATACAAAGGGAAACGCATCATGTTTGTTGGAGATTCACTAGGTCAAAATCAGTGGTATTCCCTTGCTTGTATGCTTCATGTATCACAACCACAAGCTAAGTATATCGTTGATAGAACTGGAAGGCATTATACATTCACCATCCCG GAATACAATATTTGGTTACTGTATCTTGGGAATCCTCTCATTGTTGACATTGCCACGAATAAAGGCTCAAGAGTACTGAAAATTGATTCCATAAGTTCTGGAAATGTTTGGAAACAAATGGATGTGTTGGTATTTGATACATGGCATTGGTGGAATCGCACAGGGACTAGACAAAC TTGGAATATAATTCAAGAAGGGAATAGAACTTACAAAGATATGGACAGATTGGAGCTTTACAAAAAAGCAATAAATACATGGGCAAAATGGGCTGATTCCAATCATAACTCCACAAAAACAAAAGTCTTCTTTCAAGGAGTTTCTCCCGACCATAAGGA ATGTGAAGGAAAAACAAGACCACAGCAAAGTATAGGAGGTTTATATCCAGGACAAATAGAACTGGAGAATGCTTTGAAAACTATgtcaaactcaattgttcgttTGATCAACATAACGAGATTGTCACAGTACAGAGCAGATGGTCACCAATCCGTCTATAGTTATAATCATATGGACTGCCTCCACTGGTGCCTACCTGGGGTCCCTGATACTTGGAATTTACTCCTTTACCACCTTCTTATTTCGTAG
- the LOC104220603 gene encoding protein trichome birefringence-like 43 isoform X2, giving the protein MRFNGTELLLKYKGKRIMFVGDSLGQNQWYSLACMLHVSQPQAKYIVDRTGRHYTFTIPEYNIWLLYLGNPLIVDIATNKGSRVLKIDSISSGNVWKQMDVLVFDTWHWWNRTGTRQTWNIIQEGNRTYKDMDRLELYKKAINTWAKWADSNHNSTKTKVFFQGVSPDHKECEGKTRPQQSIGGLYPGQIELENALKTMSNSIVRLINITRLSQYRADGHQSVYSYNHMDCLHWCLPGVPDTWNLLLYHLLIS; this is encoded by the exons ATGAG ATTTAATGGAACCGAATTATTGTTAAAATACAAAGGGAAACGCATCATGTTTGTTGGAGATTCACTAGGTCAAAATCAGTGGTATTCCCTTGCTTGTATGCTTCATGTATCACAACCACAAGCTAAGTATATCGTTGATAGAACTGGAAGGCATTATACATTCACCATCCCG GAATACAATATTTGGTTACTGTATCTTGGGAATCCTCTCATTGTTGACATTGCCACGAATAAAGGCTCAAGAGTACTGAAAATTGATTCCATAAGTTCTGGAAATGTTTGGAAACAAATGGATGTGTTGGTATTTGATACATGGCATTGGTGGAATCGCACAGGGACTAGACAAAC TTGGAATATAATTCAAGAAGGGAATAGAACTTACAAAGATATGGACAGATTGGAGCTTTACAAAAAAGCAATAAATACATGGGCAAAATGGGCTGATTCCAATCATAACTCCACAAAAACAAAAGTCTTCTTTCAAGGAGTTTCTCCCGACCATAAGGA ATGTGAAGGAAAAACAAGACCACAGCAAAGTATAGGAGGTTTATATCCAGGACAAATAGAACTGGAGAATGCTTTGAAAACTATgtcaaactcaattgttcgttTGATCAACATAACGAGATTGTCACAGTACAGAGCAGATGGTCACCAATCCGTCTATAGTTATAATCATATGGACTGCCTCCACTGGTGCCTACCTGGGGTCCCTGATACTTGGAATTTACTCCTTTACCACCTTCTTATTTCGTAG